TGAAGACGACGCTGATCATGCCCCAGAAAAAGGCCCCCAGGGCGGCAATCATGGTTCCCCCGGCCAGCCAGTCATTAATGGTCAGAAAGATGTTTTCCAGCATGGTAACCCCACCTGTTAAAAATCGAGATTATTTAACCCCCATCTTTTTTAACTGGGCGACGATATCCTTCTCGCCCATAAACCCTTCATGACGGGCGACTTCTTTGCCGGTTTTATCATAAAAAATCTGGGTCGGTATGACCCGAATTCCGAAGCGGTCAGCCTGGTCTCTGAATTTCCAGACGTCGATGAAAACAATTGCGGCCTTGCCCTGGTAGTCTTTCTCTAATTTGGTCATGATGGGGGCCATCATCTTGCAGGGAATGCAGGCATTGGCCCCCAGGTCAACCAGGGTTACCATGTCTTTGACCGGCACCTCTTTAAAACTGCCGGCCCAGGATGGGTTGGCTCCCAGTAATATTAATCCTATGAGGAGCACACTCCTGATTTTTTGATAAGGCGGTTTATTCATCTGTATTTCCCCTTTCATTTAAATCAGTCCGAATTGCTTTAATTTTTCTTCGATTTCTCTTTCAGGCAGGAACCCCACATAGGGCAGGGCGTAAGTGGCCAGAGAAGGATACTTTTCTGCTACGGTCTTTGTACCTTGGGCCTGAAGGTCCCCGGTAAAAAAAACCACCAAGATGCAAAGAAGAAGGAAAGGCAAGGTTCTAAAAGCTGAAGAAGACATGGGATCAGTCAGCGAGCCCCACCCGGACCAGTTGCTTTTCTATCTCTGTTTGAGGGAAAAAACCGGTATGCCTGAAGACCTCCCGGCCGTTTTTATCAAAGAATACCTGGACCGGTATATATTTGATCCCAAAGCGGGCAGCCAGAATTTCTTCCTGGCCCACATGGACGAAAAGCACGTTTAACCGGCCTTTATATTTTTTCTCCAGCTCGGCCAGGATGGGGGTCATCATATCGCAGGGTCCGCAACCGGTAGCCCCGAAATCGATCAGGCTCGGTTTGCCCGACATCCTGACCCGGTCCACTGGATTGTTCCGGGCCAGGCGGCTTTGTTTTTTAACCCAGTCTTCATTAATCTGGAGGGATGTTTGCTGCCCGAGAGTTTGTATATATTGTCGTTGGGCCTCCTGCATCTTTTGTTGAATCAAGATAATCTTCAGCACCTCACGGACCTGGTCCAAAGGGGCCCCACCGATCATCTCTTTATTCTGAGTATAAAAATTTTTAAGTTCTTCTTCGGATATGGTATCGGCCTTTACCTTTTCCGAGAGATACTTCATGACCATCTGGTCTTCGTCACTTTCTTTTTTATGGCCTGTTTTATAGGCTTCCTGGAGGATTAAACGTTTTATGGCCATCTTTTCCAGCACGAAAAAAACATTTTTAGCTAATTGTTTTCTTATCTCTGGGCCTGATCGGTTAATT
Above is a genomic segment from Deltaproteobacteria bacterium containing:
- a CDS encoding thioredoxin family protein yields the protein MKTYHDSKKLLRQIVFSILLLIIAFSSARGQTPKTVEDLYPGLASDPLKSATLARLPKGTLLTADSLTIKESEITKEINRSGPEIRKQLAKNVFFVLEKMAIKRLILQEAYKTGHKKESDEDQMVMKYLSEKVKADTISEEELKNFYTQNKEMIGGAPLDQVREVLKIILIQQKMQEAQRQYIQTLGQQTSLQINEDWVKKQSRLARNNPVDRVRMSGKPSLIDFGATGCGPCDMMTPILAELEKKYKGRLNVLFVHVGQEEILAARFGIKYIPVQVFFDKNGREVFRHTGFFPQTEIEKQLVRVGLAD
- a CDS encoding thioredoxin family protein; this encodes MNKPPYQKIRSVLLIGLILLGANPSWAGSFKEVPVKDMVTLVDLGANACIPCKMMAPIMTKLEKDYQGKAAIVFIDVWKFRDQADRFGIRVIPTQIFYDKTGKEVARHEGFMGEKDIVAQLKKMGVK